The nucleotide window GCCGCCGACTTCACAGCCGCTCGGGGTGAGTGCGGCGGGCGGGGGGCTGGGCTCGGGGCCGGGTAGGGGCTGAGGCGCCTCTCCGGATCGGAGGCTTCGAAACACTCTGGATCGGCCCAGGGCGGGGGGCCCAGGCAGGAAGTGCCTGTCCCTCTCCGCGCTCCCTCGGGGGTCCTAGCGCGGCCGACCCTCGTCCCTCAGGGCGGGCCCTGGTGCCGGGGCTGCGGACTGACGAGCTGGCCTGTTTCCTCTTTGTGAGGCCCAGGCGCGGCGGCCGCCGTCGGCCCGCCCCCGCCGCGCAACCCCGGCGACTGGCGCGATCGCAACAGCCGCGACCCCCAGCTTGGCGCCCGCGCCCTCCAGCCCCAGCGCAACCTCGGAGGCCCTGCACGTCGCGGCCGGGGCCTCAGGCAGCCGGTCCGCGGGCAGTTTGGCCGGAGACCCCACAGCCTCGGCTGCCCCGCCCCCACGGGCCGCGTCCCCGCCGCAGCGTCGGGGGCGCGCCCCGGGCTCCGCGCCGCGGAGGTCGCCGCGGGAGCCACGAAGTGAAGTCTAAACTCGACTCTGAAATATGCGGCCGTAATAACGCCACGGCGTGGCCCGTCCTTCAAAAGGGCCACATCCTCACTCGGCTGGCACTTGCCACCGGCGGGGTGGCTGTGGTGGCTTTTGTTTGCTGTCCCGCAAAGGCTGGATGCCCGCCACCCTGCCGTCCTGCGCCCCAGGAGACCCCGGGACGAGGGAGGGGTCCCCGCCCACTTGACTGGAGGGCGTGGCGCGACTGTTGGGCGGCCGTCGGGCGACCCGGGCCGCGGGGCGGCCCGCTCAGCTGTTTCCGGCCTCTGTTTGTTGTGCCGGAGGAGGCCGGGCCGCGCCGCGCTCGGGCCCGGTCCGCTCCCGATTGGCCCGCGGCGTCACGTGCCGGCAATCAGCTGGGGCCAGCCGGGGCTTCGGGGCCTGGGCGGCTGCGGCTGTTCACACCCGGCGCGGGGGTCGCCCGCAGTCCCCACGGCGAACTGCATCCTTCCTCTCCTCGTGGGTAGGGCGGTAGGCACGCTCTGGCCTCTCGTTTAAGCTGCACTTGTAGGTAGGACAATGAGTATTGAAGACAGCGGAGGCTAGAAAACTGAAATACTAAAAGAATCTGTTTTATCCCGACATCTATTAGTCTTCTCTTTCAGGGAGGGTCTGGGAAGGTGgacagcttatttatttttaaattttttctgtttaCAGAGCCCTGTTGGTAGTCTGAGGATTTTTATTGCAGATCTCCTTGACAGATGGAAAACAAAGTAATCTCAGGCTGACCTTGTGTTTTTGGAAAGTTAGACTTGCTGGTGAAATAACTGAGGATAATAGGGTATTAACTAATTTTGCGCAGTCGCACATAGTGTAGCTGTTGTGTTCCAACAAAGATGACCCAAAATGTATGCAGTGTATCCAGGGTGCATATTTGTGCCAGATGCGAAGGGTCTTGGTGTAATCTTTTTCTAAAGGTTTATTGCATACTTGTACTGTGTGTTAgatgagaaggaaattgcaaagaAATTGCCAGCTTTTCTCTAGAAACTAATGATTTTTAGTAAAAAGGCATAGGGAAATGAAGGGTAACAGTTAAATATTAGTAATTTATAAAATGAGTATTATGAGAGTTCAAAAATAGGACaatgagaaataagaatgaaataggAAGCGTTCTATAAAGTGGATTGGTATTGATTAGACCTAGAAAATGAAGAGGCTTTGGATTACTATTGGGCAAACACAGgcttaggagagaaaaaaaggccTGGAGGCTTAGAAGGTGGAGCTAAAGGAATTTGGTACTTTGTACTAGAAAGGGAAAGTCGTTCTGAAGTGTctcgctctttgcgaccccatggactgtatttggaattctccaggccagaatagtggagcgggtagcctttcccttctccagggtttcttcccaactcaggtatagaacccaagtctccctcattgcgggcggattctttaccagcagagctgtAAGGGAATCCAGAGAATACTGgagcctatcgcttctccaggggatcttcccaacccaggaatcgaactggggtctcctgcattgtaggtgggttccttaccaactgagctatcagggaagccctctggagaggcgaaaggctacccactccagtattctggcctggagaatttcatggactgcatagtccgtggggttgcaaagagtggggcacaactaagcaactttcacttttgtacTAGAATACCAGGCAAATGTCATGCTCTTTGGAAGTGACCAGTGTCTTCCTTTAGCACATTCTCGCCCAGCTCAAGGCCTAATACAGGCCTGCTCCTTTGAGGGGGCATGTTTTGTTTTAAGTTTATATCTGGCAGCCATCTTGTCTATAGGAGAGCATGTTGATGAAATGTGCTTAAGAAAGTTATTTAACTCTATACAGGAACCTAAATTGGATTTTAACAACATACAAAATACTTGTTGCTACATCTGAAATATCTGTTTGGATCCTTGAGGATCTTTGCCTAGGTTTAGTTGCCTTTGCTTTATTTAAGTGGTAGGAGAGGATAAAAAAAaggtttagaaaataaaaaaggaagggaattaagGCCAAAATTAAGTCTAAATGTGAGATTAAACTAGCTACTACCCTCTAAAAAACAGTCCATGAGATGTGAAGCTAGTTCTAAATATTGAGATGTGAAGATAGTCCTACTAAGTATAATCCTGCTGAGAGTATCATTTTAGGTTTCATAGTGCCTAACTGGTTGTATAAACCAGTATCAGTTTCTCTGGTAATCCTGTGTAGTAATGTTGGTGGTGTAGGAACTGAATGTTAGCTGTGACATGAAAGTTGCTACTTCACACATGAATCAGGAAACCAGACAGTTGAATTATACTCCAGTCCATCCAGTTAGAGACTTTTTTGACTCATGGTATTGCATCACAACAAAGTAGAGAGATCTTGAGTTTGCCTTGCCAAAAACTGTTTTGGTGAGATTGTTTAGCTGACTCCCCGAGTTACATGACTAGTCTTATTTTCAAGTGATGACTAAACAGAATTATAGAAACATAATAAACTTGGAAAACATTTAATAACAAGACATTATTTggagagcaaaaagaaaaatataagttaCTGTCAAATGAAGACCTGATGCCACAACTAGAACATCATTTGAAACAGCAAAGTAAACTGGTCACTTTTTATAAGAGAACTAGAGGAAAGCACAACTTGTTTCACCGAAACCTTGGCTTGATGAATATTTTGTACAAAAATTGGAGAACTGGTTTTATGGATCAAagtcaatttattattttctcttgtaGATTTTCAATAGAACTTACCATAAACCAGTATGAAATAGTTGATGAGATTACAGTAGAGATTAAGTGTTAATTATAGTAATCAGCCAAGGGCTGTCTTTGGGTTTTGTTCCTTTTGTTTTGGAGAGTGAAGAGACTGAAAACTAGATATACCAGCTTGTTTTCACATGTTTCCGTTTCAGCCAGACTTCTGCAACACAGAGCCTCTCCTGGAAGGGCAGATTCCTTTAACCCTTTCTGCACTAGGCTCCTGCACACTTAGGTCCCTGCAGGAGAGAGTCTTTGCGTCTTGCATTTGCCCACCAACTCCTAGGGTAGTGGAAAAGCCCCTCTTACCTGTCCAGTGATAGAGTTGGGTGGAGTGTGTGCTCTGTTTGTTGTCTGTGGCAATGCCctgaggaaataatttaaaaaaaaaacacaaagtttgTGAATTGGGTGTTTTCCTACCAGAGGGTTCTTAGAGATGCCTCCCTGGTATTTTTAGGGCTGGGGAGTGTGATTCCTCCTTCTGTGAATTCTGCTTGCCAGGATTGAATCTGAACTGGATTATTAGTTACAGGGAGGGTAAGTGCCTATTTTAAGACCTAGAATTATGATACTAAGAATTTGAGATGCTTCAAAAGTTTCTAGCTTTCCTTCTGCATGTCATTTCTGTCACTTGGTCACTTAGCTTTGCCATGGTTAACAAGAAATGAAGCTAGTTAATTAAattgttgttgattttattttctttctgaacctTGCTTTCTTCATCTATAATTAGAGGGAGGTTAGGGTGGAGAATGTTGAAGAAGGTAATCTAGTTTTACTAGATTTAcctttatttagtatttattgtgtgccaggcactgttctcagTGTAGTGCCATGTAATTTCCACAGCTCAGAGATGAATACTGATACCAccattttattgatgaagaaACAGGTGAGGATACCTTATCCAAAGTTTACACAACTTTTAAGCAGCAGagctaagatttgaacccagagttCCAGTATTTGGGATACATTGTTTAAATCCtgggggtggagagaggaggaggcagcagctagttatactttctgtttttataatctATGTATTGTTGATCTTCAACACGCTGAACTTGCTACAGAAAGTTGAAGACTTTAGTTAGAAAACCCATGAAGAAAATGGAAGTGGGATTAAATTGATTGTGCCACATATTCCTGTTGATCCTTAAACCTGAATGCCAAccaagtttcctttttttctgggaaagattgcCTACTTTCTAAAGAAGAGCTCTTTTGCTATCTGAACAAGTTTTTCAGCAAGGGTCAGTGCACTTTCTTTCAAGGGCCAGATGGTGAATATTGTGAACTTTGTGGGCCATAAGGTTTCAGTAGCAACTACTCAAACTCTGCCATTATACTGAAAGAGCAGCCAAGTATCAACAAATGGGtctggctgtgttccaataaaattttatgtatggTCACTGAAATGTggatttcatgtaattttcatgtgtcacaaaAATATTCTTTTGGTGTTTCTTCCCCAACCATCTTAAGGTATAAAAAGCTTTCTTATGTTGCAAGCCATGTAAAAACAGGTGGTGAGCTGATTATTGCCTGTAGGCCTTAGTTTTCTGACCcttgcttttaaagaaaatattcagcAATAAGCCAGACTAATGAAcagggtatatgtgtgtgtgatgtgtaaaTCAGCACCAGTGGTGAAcaagtgaaatttaaaattaatgtaataCCATTTAGATTAGCATTCCCCCCCAAGATGAAAtatttaggtataaatctaacaatgTGTACAAGATCTATGTGAGGAAGAATATAAAACTAATGAATGAAATCAAgaataactaaataaatggaaagaatttgcctgttcatggataggaagactcaATGTTGTCAAGATGTCATTTCTTCCAACTTGTTCTGTAGATTTGGTGCAATCTCGGTCCAAATTCAAGCAAGTTACTTTGTGAATATCTCAACAAATTGATTCTAAAGTTTCTATAGAGAGCAGAAGACCCAGGAGAGGCAACACAATATTGAAGGAGAAGAATTAAGTCAGAAGACTGACACGACCCAACTTAAAGGCTTagtatagaaagaaagtgaaagttgctcagttgtgtcttactctttgcgatcccatggattatacagtccacagtactggagtgggagcctatcccttctccaggggatcttcccaacccaagaatcgagcCAAGGTCTCTCacttagcaggcggattctttaccagctgagccacaagggaagccaactTCAAGACTTAGCATATatctatagtaatcaagacagtatggtgttGGTGAAggaatagacaaatagatcagtggaacagaatagagagcccagaaacaggcCCACATAAATATGGTCAACTGGTCTTTAACAGAGGACCAAAAGTTTGGCAGAATTTTGGTTATAAACTTGAACTTCAACACTGATTCCAAAACACACATTACTTAAGGATACAGTAAGTGCCCTCAGAATCAACAGAGAATGTTAGTCATCTGTGAAAGCAGCTCACACTTAAGATATTTTACAAATGTGTGACTGAAAATACTGTTACTCTTTTAAGTCCAAGCAAGGTGATTAGCATACCTGGGaaataatttagtttttttttaattaatttatttttaaacattttgtattggggtatagccagttaacaatgctgtgatcgtttcaggtgtacagcaaaggaactcagcagtacatatacacgtatctatTCTCCCCACAACCCACCTTCGATTCAGGCTGGCacgtaacactgagcagagttccatgtgctatataacAAGTctttgttatccattttaaacatagcagtgtgtacgtgaCCTGGGAAATAATTTGGATGTAAAAACAATTAGATGGAAATTAATTGTGGAAGAGTTTGTGGGGATTTGGggagatgatgaaaatattctaaaaagctGGTTTGTGGTGATGGTAGCACAATtttgtaaatttactaaaaatcattcaTTTGTACACTTAACAGTGGCCAAATTTTATGTCAATTATTCCTTTAAGAAAATGTAGTTTAAAGAATAAGCTACATACTATCCTATCAGGTAAAAAGTTTCTGACAGGATAAGCTCTTAGAAAGGGGTGTCTGAAGTACATGCCTTTTATAAGTACATAAGGCTAAAGTACCTTACTTTCATAGCTCTAGAAGTGATGAGAATGTGAACTAAGTTATTGatgaagaatgaggaagaaagacCTTTAAAAGTGATCTAGGAGGTCTTCTCAATTTTGCAGTTTCTTAAAGAAGTTGCCAGGGTTTCTAGTTTAGGAGAGGGATTAGAGTTGCCACCAGCAAAGTTAGGGAATGTAAGTGGCTCAGCATGGAGGCAGGAGAGGTGTGTGAGAAATCTGAGGGAGAAAGACTGAATTTGGCTGTCTTTTCTGGTCACTGGAGAGTAAGCGGGGTTAAAAGAGCTGGAGCAGAATTTAGTTCAGATCCCAGTTTGGCCAGTTTCATAAAGTTACAGCCTTTATGTCTTCCTCTACAAAAGTAGGATAATACATACCTACTAAGAAATTATTAAGGTTGAATGTGATAAGTGAAGTACTGAATGCAGTGTCCCATATGATGTTGATACTAAATATCAAGTCTAAGGCAGAGTTCAATATATTGCCTAGGTCCAGAGAAACCTAATTCAGGTGTTTTGCCATAGCTTTTAAATGACCTTCCCCTTCTGTGGTGAAGTGCCGGTATGCTTGCCATCAGTCTCCTGAGTGTGCACAGGGTAAATGAGCACTAGGTTGCACTCCTAACCTGGTGAGGTGAAGGCCTAACATGTGAAATTCAATGGCCTGCGAAGATTTTTCTGTGTTCCAGACATCTTTGACAGAAAGCAGTGTTTTGCTCACTTCTGATAGATTATCTGGCATTGTAGCTTATCTGTTTTGGCAAATGAGAACTACATTTTACagttctatatacatatatagaactCTATACATGGCAACCACAACTAGGAATAGTGAGTCTGTATAGATATTTTTGGTCTTGTAATGAATCATGTAACTGAATTCAGTAAAGATAGTTgggtaaaagttaaaaatagtctGAATTtgaagcaagaaagagaaagcatGATGTAAAATCTATTTACCCCATTCAGAAATAGTTTTCCTGTATCCAGTAGTGAGCAAATGGTCACAGCTATTAATACTGAACCAAAGATAGAATGATATAGGCAGAAGGTATAGGAAGAGTTTGTTTTGAAGTTCAGAATATTTTCCTCAGTAGTATTGCATCTGCTATCAGTCAAGTCAAAAATATCTGGTTATTCCTGAATTATTGTTGAAGTAAGTTAGATGAGTATTGTATTTGAAAGTTTGAAGAAACGTTGGCTTGAA belongs to Cervus elaphus chromosome 11, mCerEla1.1, whole genome shotgun sequence and includes:
- the LOC122703103 gene encoding translation initiation factor IF-2-like, with amino-acid sequence MKGVLDQPGEPTVRGAELHRVIDAEAQPGRVRRAGGWARGRVGAEAPLRIGGFETLWIGPGRGAQAGSACPSPRSLGGPSAADPRPSGRALVPGLRTDELACFLFVRPRRGGRRRPAPAAQPRRLARSQQPRPPAWRPRPPAPAQPRRPCTSRPGPQAAGPRAVWPETPQPRLPRPHGPRPRRSVGGAPRAPRRGGRRGSHEVKSKLDSEICGRNNATAWPVLQKGHILTRLALATGGVAVVAFVCCPAKAGCPPPCRPAPQETPGRGRGPRPLDWRAWRDCWAAVGRPGPRGGPLSCFRPLFVVPEEAGPRRARARSAPDWPAASRAGNQLGPAGASGPGRLRLFTPGAGVARSPHGELHPSSPRGAGECDSSFCEFCLPGLNLNWIISYREAQR